The following DNA comes from Streptomyces sp. NBC_00273.
TTGAAGGAGTCCGGGCTCGGCGCCCCGCGCCTGAACCGCAACGGCAAGGACTCCGACCCGCTGATCGTGCTCACGGCCTCCGCCGCCGTGCGGCTCGGACTCCCGGAGCGCCTCGAGGGCCGTGAGGAGCGCCGCTCCCTGCGACTGGCGGAGGACCACCCGGTCGTCAAGCAGATCGCGAAGGCGAAGTGGCAGCTCACGCAGCGCGGTTTCGGTCCGTGGGCGCGCGTCTACCGCAAGACCGAAGGCAGCACACGTCAGTGCGTGCAGCTCGCGATGCTGTCCTGGGACGCCCTCGATGCCCGGGCCTGGCCCGGCGTCGCCGACATGAACCCCGCCGACATCGCCCGTGTCCTGGGCGTCTACGCGCGGCGGGTCATCACCCCGCGCGGTTCCACCGCCGTGTCCGGGCTGGAACTGATGACCGCCCTGCGTCCGCCCACGCGCGCCGTGCAGGAGAACGGGACTTGGGTGTCGGGCTACAACCCCGGCAGCCTCGGGTCGGAGCCGGTGGACCCGGCCCCGCCGGAGGCCATTGCCGAACACCCCGTCGTCGTCCGGTCAGGCTGGAACGGGGGTTTCCTGAACGAGGAGGCCTACCAGTGGGTCCGCGACCCCGCCCTTCTCTCCGACACCGAGTGTCTGCTGCCGTACGCGGTGGGCCTTGACCTGAACACCGCCTTCCTCGCCGCGTCCGCACGCCTGATGGTGGGCCTGTCCGCCCCCGACCACTTCCACCGGCCGGTGTTCAACAAGAAGATTCCCGGCTCCTGGCTGGCCGACCTCTCCCACATCGGGCTCGACCCCCGCCTGCCCTCCCCGTTCACCCCGGACGGCACCCGGCCGACGGGCCCGGCCTGGTACCAGACCCACACCCTCGCCTACGCCCAGGAACTCGGCCACGACGTCCACCCCATCGAGGCCTACCTGCGCCGGGAGACCGGCGCGTACCTGGACCCGTGGCACGACCGCCTGAAGACCGCGTACGTGGACACCCTCGCCGACCTCGGAGTCACCGCCGACCTCACCGACGCCGACTTCCTGACGGCGATGGAGGTCCACCAGCAGACCGACCCGGCCATGGCCGCCGTCCTCGCGGCCGTCAAGGCCACGGTCAAGGGCGGCATCGGCAAGCTCCGCGAACGCCCCCAGGGCCGCACCTACCGCGACGGCGACCCGTGGCCCGCCATGCAACGCCCGACCTGGCGCCCCGACATCCGCGCCGCCGTCATCTCCAAGGCCCGCGTCAACATGCACCGCAAGCTCGCGAACATGGTGAAGCTGACCGGGCTGTACCCCCTCGCGGTCCTCTCCGACTGCGTCGTCTACCCCTCGCCCGGGCCCTCGCCGCTGGACTTCCTCCCGTACGCCGCCTCGGGCAAGCCGATCATGGGCGGTTTCCGCCTCGGCCCCACCCCCGGCCTGGCCAAACTCGAAGGCGTCCAGGAAATGTCCTGGGCGGTCGACCTGATGGAGAAGGGCCTCAACCCCGCCCGCCACATCAAGGGCGGCGACGCCGTCCTCGACGACGGCGAATAGGGCCGGACCGTGGCCCCCAGCAACGGCGTCGCCGGAGGCCACGGCGGACAGACCGCTCAAGCTGCACGACCTGAACCCCTGTTGAGGAGCTGAACCGCTGTGGGAGAGATCGATGACGCCATCGTTCGAGCCGACCAGGAGGCCTTCACCAAGGCCCCGCCCAAGACCTTGAAGGGCAGAATCAACTTCCTGCTCAGACAGCTGAAGTCGACCAAGGCCGT
Coding sequences within:
- the tap gene encoding telomere-associated protein Tap gives rise to the protein MPTEDELFAAVDALLTGEPEMPPPAERARLREAAGITQARLAQVLQSTTQSVKNWEAGRSEPRPPRRQAYQRLLDGWAAQHPANPSTPMPATPAAAPAPAVSVPAAPSAALSSPGVAESVVRPTATSQRPAAKKAARPATPAPATPADPRFPHGPLAVLDGDGSAYAVDGIVLDCPATTITELVEWTLKESGLGAPRLNRNGKDSDPLIVLTASAAVRLGLPERLEGREERRSLRLAEDHPVVKQIAKAKWQLTQRGFGPWARVYRKTEGSTRQCVQLAMLSWDALDARAWPGVADMNPADIARVLGVYARRVITPRGSTAVSGLELMTALRPPTRAVQENGTWVSGYNPGSLGSEPVDPAPPEAIAEHPVVVRSGWNGGFLNEEAYQWVRDPALLSDTECLLPYAVGLDLNTAFLAASARLMVGLSAPDHFHRPVFNKKIPGSWLADLSHIGLDPRLPSPFTPDGTRPTGPAWYQTHTLAYAQELGHDVHPIEAYLRRETGAYLDPWHDRLKTAYVDTLADLGVTADLTDADFLTAMEVHQQTDPAMAAVLAAVKATVKGGIGKLRERPQGRTYRDGDPWPAMQRPTWRPDIRAAVISKARVNMHRKLANMVKLTGLYPLAVLSDCVVYPSPGPSPLDFLPYAASGKPIMGGFRLGPTPGLAKLEGVQEMSWAVDLMEKGLNPARHIKGGDAVLDDGE